The DNA segment AACCTGACTCAGTCAAAATCTGAAAACCATTACATATACCTAATACTCGTCTACCACTTTTAACAAAATCATTTAAAGAATTTATTAATGGGGAAAATCTTGCAATTGCTCCGCACCTTAAATAATCACCATAACTAAATCCTCCTGGCAAAACGATTGCATCAATTTCATTTAAATCAGATGATTCATGCCATAAGAATTTTGTTTTAATGTCTAAACAAGCTTCTAAAGCCCATGCAACATCACGATCACAATTAGATCCAGGGAAGACAACAATTCCAACAGTAAAACAAGCCATTTATAATTTTTTTATTGAGTATTCAAAGTCTTCAATTACTGTATTAGCAAATAATCGATCGCATAATATATCAATTTTTTCTTTAATATCACCCTCTTTATTCCCTTCGATTTTTACTTCAATCATTTTTCCTATTCTTAAGGATTTAATTCCTTCAACTCCAAGTTTACTTGAGGCAGACTTTATTGCCTCTCCTGCAGGATCAAGAACAGAAGGTCTTAACCTTATGAAAACTTTAACTTCAAATTGATCCAATTAAAAATTCATTTCTTATAAAAGAATAGTTTAAATATCAATAAAAAAGTACTTTAAATTAATAAACAAATATTTTTATCCTTAAATACCAAATTAACTAATTAAATGTTTATAAAACCTTTTCCGTAACATTCTAAGCAAGTTCTTCTTACGTTTTCTGAAGTTTTAAAATTTCCTGAGCCAGCACATTTGGAGCAAATTACTTTAAAAGAAGAAATTGAAGTTTCATTTATTATGTTAGCTTTGTAAGTTATTTTTGAATCTTCCATTTTCAGTTTTGAAATAAGGGAAATCATTCTGGTAAGTAACTATAAAGTCAAATCCTTATTTATGGGCCATTTAAAATCTTAAATTTCTCTTTAATTTTTTTTATGAGTTTTTTAATTGATACATCATCAAAAGAAATTATAACCAAGTCAAGTCCACCACTATCTATTGGTCTCCAACAATTTAAAGGTGCCTCCTCATACCAAGTGTTAATTTTCTTTCCAACAATTTGTATTTGTAAAGGTAATGATTTCTTTGGGATCCATAAACGTCCTTTAATTCGAAGAATATTACTATCACTTAAAACGTTTACCATCTCTTTTTCAAATTCCTTTTTATCAAGAAAATAATTTAATTTTATTGAATCAGAGACGAGTTCAATATGATTATGATCATGTTCCTCTGTAATAAATTTTTTATAATTATCCTTTTTTAATTCAAAATCAAATATGTATTTTAAATCAACTATTCCATTAATAGATTTCAGAATAGGAACAGTTGAATTAAACTTATTTTTGATTATATTTTTTATAGATTTAAATTCTTGTTCATTTAAAACATCACCTCTCGAAATTAAAACGAGATCAGAAACTTCTAACTGTTCTTCAAAAAGTTCGTCAATCGATGATTTATGGTCAATTTTATTAAGAGAATCGTATTGATTAGTTATTTCACTTAAGTCATTTATTGGAGAGCCCTTAAGCATTGATTCTCCATTAACTATTCCTATAACTTGATCAAGATATATTGAGGTCCTTATCTCAGGCCAATTAAGTGCTTGTAACAAAGGTAAGGGTAAGGCTAGTCCACTTGTCTCAATAATTATTGCATCAATATCAGGATTAAAATTTAGAAGTGATTTAATCGAGGGAATAAAATCATCTTGAACAGTGCAACATAGACACCCATTATTTAATTCAATAATGCAATCTGTATCTGAATCATCGCAGCCATTACAACTTTTAACCAAATCACCATCAATTCCAACATCTCCAAATTCATTAATTATTAAACCAAATTTTTTATTACTATTTTTTAATAAATACCTTAAAAAGGTTGTTTTCCCTGAACCAAGAAATCCAGAGAT comes from the Prochlorococcus marinus str. MIT 9515 genome and includes:
- the purS gene encoding phosphoribosylformylglycinamidine synthase subunit PurS; protein product: MDQFEVKVFIRLRPSVLDPAGEAIKSASSKLGVEGIKSLRIGKMIEVKIEGNKEGDIKEKIDILCDRLFANTVIEDFEYSIKKL
- a CDS encoding GTP-binding protein — encoded protein: MNKRTPVIVISGFLGSGKTTFLRYLLKNSNKKFGLIINEFGDVGIDGDLVKSCNGCDDSDTDCIIELNNGCLCCTVQDDFIPSIKSLLNFNPDIDAIIIETSGLALPLPLLQALNWPEIRTSIYLDQVIGIVNGESMLKGSPINDLSEITNQYDSLNKIDHKSSIDELFEEQLEVSDLVLISRGDVLNEQEFKSIKNIIKNKFNSTVPILKSINGIVDLKYIFDFELKKDNYKKFITEEHDHNHIELVSDSIKLNYFLDKKEFEKEMVNVLSDSNILRIKGRLWIPKKSLPLQIQIVGKKINTWYEEAPLNCWRPIDSGGLDLVIISFDDVSIKKLIKKIKEKFKILNGP